DNA from Manduca sexta isolate Smith_Timp_Sample1 chromosome 6, JHU_Msex_v1.0, whole genome shotgun sequence:
ACATGCAGGAAAATACGAATCCAGAGATCTTTATCGTAAAATTCGTCTTATCACAAAAACTGTACCCGCTAAGACCTGGGCTATTAAGAATGAGAATGACGAATTGATGACAGAGTTGGATCAAATTTCGGAAACATGGAAGGGATACTGTCAGTCGCTGTTTCAGGATCCGCAATCAAGTTGTTTTCCAAAGACAGATCCGAGTAATGAAGATTTGGAGCCAGATATTCTTCTGTCTGAAGTAAGAGCCGCTATAAAGCATCTAAAAACAAGTAAAAGCCACGGGCAGAGATAGAATCCCGATCGAAACTATAAAGGCTATGGGCAAACGTGGTGACCACGTATTTCATGCCATTTGCAATAAAGTTTGGAGCACAGGCATATGGCCCACAGAGTGGACGCACACGGTTTTTACTCCCCTACATAAAAAGGTTCCACGAAGATATGTAGCAACTACCGCCTCATTGCTCTAATATCACACGCTAgcaaaattttgttacatattcTGAATGAACGACTGAAAGCATATTTGTCCAAAGAAATTGCACCAGAACAAGCCGGATTTGTGAAGGGGAAGGGCACTCGAGAACAGATTCTTATTGTTCGCCAAATTATTGAGAAGGCTCGGGAATTCAACAAGCCAACATATATCTGCTTTGTGGATTTCTCAAAAGCATTTGATTCAGTGAAATGGCCGATTTTATGGAAAACACTACTGGACATGGGCACACCGAAACATCTCGTGCACCTTCTAAGGCGCCTGTACGAAGAAGGAACTGCATCAGTACGGACAGATAACATCTTATGCAAGAATTTTCATCCCAGTGCTGGTGTCCGTCAAGGGTGTATAATATCGCCGCTCTTATTCAACATATACACTGAAATTATAATGCGTATTGTCCTGGAGAATTGGACAGATGGGGTTACAGTTGGCGGCTACAAAGTCGCGAATTTGCGCTACGCAGACGATACCACGCTTTTTTGCGTCAAGTGCGCACCATATGGAAGAGCTGCTTTCTAAAATGGAGCAAGTGAGCCTTGAGTTCGGATTACGCATAAACCGCAGCAAGACCAAAATAATGATCATAAACCGAAAAACTAATAATTCGCCAGAAGTTACTGAGATTGCGAACTGCAAAGTAGAACAATCGTACATATATCTTGGCGCTTTGATCACAAACAATGGTGGATGCGTGGACGAAATTAAAAGGCGTATGGGAATTACTCGGACCGCAATGGACAAAATGAAGAGAATATGGCGAAACAGAAACATCACTAAAGCCACAAAGATCAGGCTCGTACGAACTCTAATTTTACCCATATTCCTTTACGCTGCAGAAACGTGGACTCTGAGAGAGACTGAAAAGAAGAAGATAGATGCTTTAGAAATGTGGTGCTGGAGAAGAATGCTTGGGGTGTCGTGGACTGAATTTCGAACAAATACCTCGATACTTCAAGAACTCGGCATCAAGCAGCGTCTATCCGCCTTAGTACAGTCTCGCGTACTCGCTTTCTTCGGACACATTTCTAGGAGAGGTGACCAGTCTGTGGAACGTGTTGTCGTCCAGGGCAAGGTTGAAGGCACTCGACCGCGAGGAAGGACTCCTATGCGCTGGACCGATCAAGTTAAATCTGCCGTGGACCGTCCCGTACATGAATGCACCAGAATTTCCTCTAACAGAGAGATATGGCGTAAGATCATGAGGCGTATTGCATCTGCTCCAGAAAACTCTACATGACGACCACGAccactctgtcaagagtgtTACGACTAAGAAGAAGGACGTCAAACTGACCAATCACGAGTGTGCTCACGATTCGAACCCCTATCTATAAAGGTACTAGCAAAGGTAGGgtaaatgcaattttttattttgaactaagCTATTCAGGGGCAAAAATACagtagttatatattttgtaaatttcttACCAACAGCGGTGAGTGTGATCGCTTTTCCGTAGGAGACCAATTTGTTTGGTTTTGAGCATGTTGCCAACAAAACGGCTGGCACTCTTGCTCGTCTGCGATAtacagaaaattttaaattacttgcTTACATTATCGATTCTAGTTTGTTACTTAAAATcactatattataaagtatagacgtagtttttatatcgatatagtatttaaatataccgATATTCATTTATAGTATCGAGTCTAGATTAGGGACAAAAAAGGCGTGAATTCTTCAATCGAAAACACTTCAGAAATATTCTAAATTGTGAGTTGCGCTTTATATTTCCATAAGGTCAGCTACATCGTATCACGTGGCGTGTGCGAATCAAAGCTCGACAGGTGTTTTACTTGCACACTGTAGACGCAAACTTATAATTctccaaataaaaaacaaaactaggATAGACTAAACTAAGATAGATTTAAAATCGTTCTGACCTCCAAGATAACGGCATTGCCTAGTTTGGGGCTCCCtgctaaatattgttttagaagTTCACAAACAATTTAATGCATGTCAAATCTCATGTGAAAATATGTTGCCGTTTAATGTTGTAccaaataaagtttattgattaataaaaaaaatccaatgaaAATTACAGTATCGACAAATACAATTTCCAATCAATGTACGTTTCAATATCAACAGTGTTGTTAAATATTGAAGGTCTTTCTGAGCATTATGACACTTAACATTTAACGTATTAGGTGTTTCAACATAACAGTGTTGTTAAATATTGAAGGTCTTTctgagcattatgagacttaacatctaacgtATTAGGTGTTTCAACATAACAGTGTTGTTAAATATTGAAGGTCTTTctgagcattatgagacttaacatctaacgtATTAGGTGTTTCAACATAACAGTGTTGTTAAATATTGAAGGTCTTTCTGAGCATTATGACACTTAACATCTAACGTATTAGGTGTTTCAACATAACAGTGTTGTTAAATATTGAAGGTCTTTCTGAGCATTATGACACTTAACATCTAACGTATTAGGTGTTTCAACATAACAGTGTTGTTAAATATTGAAGGTCTTTCTGAGCATTATGACACTTAACATCTAACGTATTAGGTGTTTCAACATAACAGTGTTGTTAAATATTGAAGGCCTTTctgagcattatgagacttaacatcttatgtattaGGTGTTTCAACATAACAGTGTTGTTAAATATTGAAGGCCTTTgtgagcattatgagacttaacatcttatgtattaGGTGTTTCAACATAACACTGTTGTTAAATATTGAAGGCCTTTctgagcattatgagacttaacatcttatgtattaGGTGTTTCAACATAACAGTGTTGTTAAATATTGAAGGCCTTTgtgagcattatgagacttaacatcttacgtaTTAGGTGTTTCAACATAACAGTGTTGTTAAACATTGAAGGCCTTTctgagcattatgagacttaacatcttacgtaTTAGGTGTTTCAACATAACAGTGTTGTTAAATATTGAAGGCCTTTCTGAGCATTATGACACTTAACATCTTACGTATTAGGTGTTTCAACATAACAGTGTTGTTAAATATTGAAGGCCTTTCTGAGCATTATGACACTTAACATCTTACGTATTAGTGTGGTCCACCTCCCTTACCTGCACCCCCCACAAGTGGAGAGCTCGGCGCGGTAGGGCCCCGCCCCAGGCGAGTACGGCACGTGCGCCACCGAACACGACTCCGCCTCTAGCTCATCTATGGCGTTCTTTGAACCGCTCGACGCTGCAAACATCaattaatcatcatcattagctaTAAGACCACTGCCGAACGAAGGCTTTCCTTTAAATTCTCCGACCTGTTAGAGGCGGTCTACATTCAGGACGTTCGTGGGCCATTAATTagctgttttaatttattgattataatcattagGTCTAGTATATATTAATAGATGATCGGCCAAAATCATTAAAAGCCCCTTATCGATATCTTTAGGAactttattatcttttattttaatagtcctATGTAGTTGTGTTATCTTGTAGGTATAATATGGTGTACGTCAATTGCaatatgcttaaatttttatttctgaaGTGTGAGTTGGGTTGATTTGGCAGAAAATTGAGTTTCAActagaaaaatataagttaactataatataacaatgtaaacTCGTAACGAGGTCGTGCTGCGTTATCTTCTTGAcattagcgtggaatggtattctgtatgccaattattattgtcttttttagACGTGTAAGAcaaagtaaccccactgcacctgatggtaagagtggggtcaaatagagtgtcgactgatgaaagatgattacccctcattagtcggcacaattatgccggcctgttagaaccggatatacacagcctgatcccagaacgcgacacttacatgggccactatggcgagttttaacaccttgtgtacggtgttcgacattcgggcggatatgaaatatatcctacaaccagcaaaCGCGACCCAGTGCAacatgcttgttacgcactgtcaaaataatgtgTTACACAGTAAATAAGGACCCAAATTCATcttgtaaataaatcaaaatatcatCTTTAACGATAAAATTTTTGACTGATCCATTTTCGATCGATCTGAAGATAGCAGTTGTGATAGCTTATTGATTTCGATAATAAGTAGAAAAAATTGGGTTTCGTCAGCAATGAGCGAAGGTAAAATATCGTACCATTGTTTCCATCGACCTCAGCATTGAAGTCACAATCCAGGTTGATCACTACAGCGGTTCCAGAAGCTGATAGTACACACACGTCCTCACTGTAAgcaaatagttatttaattattactcattataaagtttaaaatctaATGTTACGGTATGAAGTTAAATTTAAGTGGTAATTagcattatttttagtaatagtATTTAGTATGTAAGTCAGAAATTTAGTCGTGTggttattaatgtatttaatatatctttacaatcaactattatttttttattttttatagtaactaATTTAAGTCTACTTTTAGTTTATGTGATATATGAAtggatatataaataattaggtGTCGCTCAAAAAGCCTTGCCCGTTACAAAAGCTACTAAATCATTGTAGCAAcctatagcgccatctattgaaaTAATCggattaaaaagtatatttttcttataggAACAAATTACCGGTTTATATGTTAATCCGGGACACAGTCTAttcgtgtaccaaatttcatggaaATTTATTTAGTGGTTGTTGCATTAACTTGTACCAATTGTCGAGCCATTATCGTATAGTGTAAGACGCAGTGCGAGAGCTGACCAGATGGCGGCGGAGTCTGCGTAGGCGACGACGGCGTTGCAGCGCAGCGCGCGGGCGTGCGCTCGCAGTTCGGTGCGCAGCTCGGCCCAccacgcgccgcgcgcgccgccctcCGTCTCCGCCAGCTTCACCGAGCGCGCGCACACCGTGCCGCctgcacgcacacacacacacacacacattacgcCATCATAGCGTATGTACCAGCGAAAACTGCAGCTCCTTAAAAACTAACTAGCTCATCATCTATCATCATATCGGACAATCCGGACTAGGCTAATagtttcggattctatcgcggttttagtattttattttctccggACGTTTCGAATTGagtttacggatgaacaacaccttagtcccccccatgaccatgaaggctgcaaagtcttcgaaacgtcgggagaaaataaaatactaaaaccgcgatacaatccgaaaattagtttaatttcaatgtctaacattcgcgtaaacataagaaatcattaggctAATACAGAGCAAAAAAGCCTAACCTCATTATGCCCGACCCAGAAAgttcagagcggtgtcgtaccgcacACGCGATACAACTATCAAGGCAGTCATATATTAATTACTGTAGTCCTGTATACATATACCTTCTTCTGTACCTTATCGTGATAAAATTTTAGTGGAAACTATGCtggattttgttaatttttattgtgtatattcagttgtaagtgttctgtttgtttcccaagtactaaataaataaataaatattcgctATGATTTTCTAAAGGGCGAATACAACTCTGTCACACGAACGCTATCGAACATGTAGGAACAATTTACCGAAAGCAAACTAGCATACCGGTTAACCCCCTTAGAATGTGCCAAAAACCACAGCTCGTTAGTCGATATCGTTTAATTTAGATGCTTGTGATTAAATTTGATGCCCACgacattaagtccgcctgtatactatgtgtacaaaatgtaaataaataaattaaccgaCATGCTAATTTCACATatcgatattatatatttaatcgaACGAATATATTaccaatatttgaatatataaatcCTACTTCATATATCTGGACAGTTATCTCACCTATATGCACAATGAACCCTGGTGGAAACTCCGTCATTGTGAGGAACGGGTACTCGAGCATGTCCAGATTATTGCTGTTCATCGACGGACGCAAGATGGCGCCGCCGCCGCTACCTACGTTACCCGCCGACGTGTTCAGAGAACCTCCTGTAAACggttatataagtataataagaCTGAAATGCTTCACACTTGCAATTATCGATACAAATGAATTACCCGTCAAGCCATAAATGATGGGATATTTAGCTTTATTGGAATGATCATGTATGGGGAGGACTATTTAGTCTATACCTTTTTACATCTAAAAGCTTTCCTATTTCTTCACTTTAAAATTCAGATAATTGGATGTCAGTGAAATATGAATACccgtatttttaaacaaaaacagtgCAAATAACGTAGTTGAATGGGAACATAAGTGCCCTATAATATCTGAAGGTTATCAACATCAAGATTTGCTGAGATATGCTGTGCTAAGTTCATTCTATAATTTCCATGCTGAGCTGAGAAATGATAACTGCAAGTACGAACTATATCAACTAACCAACCTGGCAGATGGGGTTTTGCATATGTGCAAGCTGGCGTACAAGGCAGTGGTTCCACGGTAGTTAATACTAATGGAAAATTTACGCAAAACGGTGCAGAATGTTAAGTTTGTTTCCTCCATTATGTGTGAAAAGGGAAATTAATGAAAGCGCAGCACAACACAGAACAGCATAGCTTAATGTTGACTGACCGTAATGAATATAGCTATATTATAGCCTATATGGACTCTGTTTTCATAGAAGAAAAAACTTCTTACCATTCAAAAAACCATTACCTgtaaaatgttgatttttaaaataatttaaaaaacatactttaaagacctaatcgatattataataaataattgccaTCCTATAGCACATAGTACTAAGAAACACGAAGTAATTATTATCAAGTTTCATATGGGTCTTGATGTATAACAATCCATCTCGACTATAATCGAAACCGAATATCAGGTACACCTTATTCCTAGTTTCTCCATCGCCACTACaaaaattacatagtattgtttaaaACATCTTACCTTTAGGCGTAACACTGAGATCAGAATCTGACGACCTCCTGTGTATACCCATGGGCGTGGAGGACGCGTTCAGCGAGGAGTTCTGGGCATGCTGATGCGTTTGTACCGGCTCCTTCCCTCCATAGGACTCGTGGCGCGCGTGCCTCGGGGAGCCCCTCCCTGGCTCGCACTTATCCCTGTCAACACCGCACACTGCATGCAAGTTACCACACACATCGACACTATAGTTAGCTTCCACACTCACGTCCGAGCTTTCTGTATGTTCAAAGCTTTCCGGCAGCGACGGTATCGTCTCTAACTGCGCGCCGCTTAGCACCGGATGAAAGTGTTGCAACATAGGCTTTGTTAATTGTACGTCATTGGACATTTTGAGCGACTGCGCTGAACTTACGCTGTCTTGTCTTACTAGTTTcggttttttaaattctttctttTGATTTGTTTCGGTTTCGACTAAGCAAGGATCTTCGCTGGCCTTCGTTTCGCTTTCAGTTATTAGAGATTGGAGTTTGTCTATGTTTTTGATAGCTTTGTCAACGTAAGCGGCTGGTTCCTCAGTGTCTTTTGCAGTAGTCTTATCAGCATCTTGATTTTTCGTACCTACCGGATCTATTCTTTCTAGAATCAGCGATTGAGCCTTATCCATAAGAATGGTTTCCATCGCTGTCTTCACTAAACTAGGGGACTTCATATCTAACAAGTCTTTAGGTTCTTTCTCTGCTTTCTCAGTTTCTATATTTACAGATTTTGGTTCGGGCGTTTCAGGACCTAGTACGGATTGGACTTTTTCAAAAAGCATTGTCTCCATTGCTGTACGTACTAATCCAGATGACGTACCACTTGTTATACTAACCGAATCATTGTTTTTTCCTTTGCCTATAAAAATAGAGGGTGACTTTTCTGaagtaaaactaattttatccatCGAATGAGTCGACGGTGACTTTTGAAGCTCGAGTTCTTTGGTGTGTTCATTTGCAGAAGTTCCTACGTTAACATCAGATGCCAAAAGATTTTGTACTTTATCTATAAGAATAGTTTCCATTGCTGTATGGACTATACCAGTTGGTCTGACATCTCCAGTTTTAACATCACTAATTtctgttttttcttttaaaggCTCTTCTGTTCGAATAGGAATAGTTTCAGGAGTCTCAGGTAATACAGATTGCACTTTCTCAAGTAGCATAGTTTCCATGGCTGTATGGACCAAACCACTAGGTTTCATTCCCTTACCTTTTGAAACAGATTTATCTTCGCCGAAAGAAGGTTCTGGTATTACAACAAGTTCAGGAGTTTCTGGCAGTACTGCTTGTGCCTTTTCCAGAAGCATAGTTGTCATTGCGGTTTGTACTAACCCAGCTGGCTTAATACCTTTTTTAGGCTCGACCTTTTTGGGTTTATCTTTATCCAATGCTGGATCTGCCGTTACTGTTATTATTTCAGGACTTTTAGGTAATACTGACTGTACTTTCTCCATTAACATAGTCTCCATCGCTGTGTGAACCAAACCAGATGACTCTTTGGCTTTAGTTTTTGGTTTAtcctttttatacttttcttcGTAATGTGGCACTGTATTTATGGGCTCTGGAGTCGCAGGACCTACCAGAGTTTGGACTTTATCCATGAGTATAGTCTCCATAGCGGTATGGAGAAGCCCAGGGGGCTTGTGATCTGAAATACTCCTTTCGCGCATATTCGACTTTTTATTCCTGAAATCATCAAAAAATGGAACAGACTTTGAAGACGGCGACCGCGATTCAGGTGGCAAAGACTGAGCTTTGCTTACATCTGGACGGACAATGCCGATCGAATCTTTCTTATTTCTAGATTCCTCAACTTTTTCCAACTTCTCACTGACGTCAGTGAAAAATTGCTGAGTATTAACAGAAGCGGGATCGGGCGATGTGGGTATTAGTAATGATTGGACTCTGTCAATCAGCATGGTCTCCATAGCTGTCTGAACAAGACTTGCGGGCTTCAAAGATTTTTCTTTCTTATACACGTGATGGTCATGATCATCTTTATGAGGAGGGGATGAAGTGCCACTAAGTGATGCCCTAGATACAGGTTCCGAGCCAATATACATGGAGAATTTCGAGCGGCCAAATTCGTCACTCTTGTGCAAAGGTTTGTGGGATTGGAATCCTTCTCTATCTAAAGTTAGCAAGTCTGAATATGAAAGAAAGTGGGATCCTAATACAGTCTCGCTTGGGGCTTTAGATGGTACATCAGATGAAGAGCTGGGATTGCTCAAAGTTGAATGCACTTTCTTCTTTGGCAACAATGAGTAATGAGAAAGACTCTTTATCATGCTGcttttagatatttttgataatttatttttaatccgcTTCGAGGAACGATAGACAAAGCCAGTCTTTTCTGTAGGAGAGGAGGGTGCGCTAATGCTTTTCGATGCCTTTTTGTGTGCAAAAGGATTGTGCAGTTTGATGTATTGACTACTGGTTCTGTTTACGCACGTGTCTTCCTTCGAAGTAGAAGGAGCCTCTTGTACGGTAACTTCAATTTcttcagttttaatattttccgcGTCGTGTGTCACTGATTCTAAAGATGTAGTGTTTGTGAATAAATCATCGTTTTTAAGTTCAGACGGTTCGGGAGTAGCGCTTTCAAGGATACTCAATTTCTTGTCCATTTGGTCGATTATAGCGGGATCTACTTCATGATTTAATACCGACTGTACTACGGAACTTGTAGTCTCAAAAGATCCGTCTGTGTAGGTCTTCACATCAGAACTCTCGTCGTCTTCATCAGAACTGGAGTATATTTCCGAACTTTCCCCGGACAATGCAGAGGAAATTGAACCGAAATACTCTGGATCTCCGGGTAGTTTAAGAAGATTTTCGCTTCTACCGACTACTGGAGTTGTCGGGCAGGATTCCGATATCTTTCTTTGACGCTCCGGCACAGGCCCGTCTGAACTTATGTTAGTTAAGGAGGTAAAATGTATTTCAGggattacttttgtattttcatgTATTTCCTCTACACCTTcgatctttttatgtttttcctCGTCAACAACATTAATCGTAGGCTCGGATTCACTGGTACGTCTCAGTGTAGAACTTGGCGAATGATCGGAATCTTTCTCTGCAATGCATGCTAGACTTGTGTGAGCATGGATGACAGATCTAGCTAGAATGGAAACCATGCCTTCGCCCTCACCTTCGTCCTCTTGGCACGATACAGCTTTACGAAATTTGGGCTTTTTGATTCTCCTCAATTTCCTAAACTCATTTTTCAAATCTAAAAGCGTGATTCTAGAACTATCAGAAGAATTTGATTTCAGGGATACTTGATCGCTATCTTTGTCCCATTTCCGAGAACGCAAAGAAAATTTCTTAGAGAATAAATTGGTTTTAAGTTTCTTAATCTTTTGCAGAGGACCCGAGGAGTCCGAATCGTAATCATCCCTTCTGTTGAGTAGTCGGTTCAAATCCGTCTGGTCTTCCGAGATGTCCTTGAGGCTTTTGTGGGACATATAATCATCTTGGTAGAGAGAGACGCTGCCAGCATAGCTGCTGGCGTTTGACGGCCTGGCCAACTCCAGACttctatcatcatcatcgtccATAGGCTCATCGAGTAACGAGGAAGCATTCGGATTAAGTATAGTGAGCAATTTCTGCAACTCTTCCTGATGATTTTGGTAATACAGTTTCAGATCTGTTATATTGTCCCCGTCAGAGGCCAAaatgtccaaatattttttcaactgTCTGTGAGTACAAGCGTCACAACAAACCATGCAAACAGAAAATTTCCATGAGTTGTTTTGTTTATCACATaactaatgttatttatttctagacAACATTGATAACGCACATTTAAAGCCTTAAAAGTGTGCGGGTGATTCAAAATATGCCATTGACTAGTACCTAAAATATCTTAAGCTAGTTTGACCTGATGAAGGACATAGACTTGCAGGgccctatataaaaataagaggTAGCCTGGGGGCATAGTATATTAGAAAACATAAAATGCTGTTTTAGGGAACATATCGTATTCGAAATATTTCTTGGACTATAATGTACTTAACATTATTAGGCTTTACTATCCATTTGCCGTCCTAGAACTCTTTGTACTTTGATGGGACTTTTAATTCAAACCCAAATTCAGTTTATCTGTAAGTTTCCTATATACTAAGTTCTGTTAtagcttatttaaaatttatactagAATAttctatattgttatatattgcTACACTCACTGTTGCGTGCACGGCGGTATATTTACTTGCTGGCTCGGAGTTGGTATAGGCGAGATGCTCACTGCAGTGCctggaagaaaataaaatgctattaaacatataaaaatcaaaatatattaattaaaatgattacataACTTTTCCATTTGGTTGATGAATATCCCTAGtacgatattttaataatatcgataCCACGATAAATCGATTATAAGATACGATAAATCGATAGGTgggcattatttattattatagtttgatACAATTGTA
Protein-coding regions in this window:
- the LOC115440968 gene encoding uncharacterized protein LOC115440968 isoform X3, which encodes MPGKIKVKVLAGRNLPVMDRASDTTDAFVEIKFGGVTHKTDVCRKSLNPHWNSTEWYRFEVDESELQDEPLQLRLMDHDTYSANDAIGKVVISLAPLLAREANNVNNTTAPHGGAVMSGWIPVFDTMHGIRGELNVIVKVELFSDFNKYKTSSCGVQFFHCPMIPPGYRATSIHGFVEELVVNDDPEYQWIDKIRTPRASNEARQVAFIKLSNQVQRLVGLKAAELGANAVIGYQQDFDLEGEAGVVARAIGTAVSISPIPTPSQQVNIPPCTQQQLKKYLDILASDGDNITDLKLYYQNHQEELQKLLTILNPNASSLLDEPMDDDDDRSLELARPSNASSYAGSVSLYQDDYMSHKSLKDISEDQTDLNRLLNRRDDYDSDSSGPLQKIKKLKTNLFSKKFSLRSRKWDKDSDQVSLKSNSSDSSRITLLDLKNEFRKLRRIKKPKFRKAVSCQEDEGEGEGMVSILARSVIHAHTSLACIAEKDSDHSPSSTLRRTSESEPTINVVDEEKHKKIEGVEEIHENTKVIPEIHFTSLTNISSDGPVPERQRKISESCPTTPVVGRSENLLKLPGDPEYFGSISSALSGESSEIYSSSDEDDESSDVKTYTDGSFETTSSVVQSVLNHEVDPAIIDQMDKKLSILESATPEPSELKNDDLFTNTTSLESVTHDAENIKTEEIEVTVQEAPSTSKEDTCVNRTSSQYIKLHNPFAHKKASKSISAPSSPTEKTGFVYRSSKRIKNKLSKISKSSMIKSLSHYSLLPKKKVHSTLSNPSSSSDVPSKAPSETVLGSHFLSYSDLLTLDREGFQSHKPLHKSDEFGRSKFSMYIGSEPVSRASLSGTSSPPHKDDHDHHVYKKEKSLKPASLVQTAMETMLIDRVQSLLIPTSPDPASVNTQQFFTDVSEKLEKVEESRNKKDSIGIVRPDVSKAQSLPPESRSPSSKSVPFFDDFRNKKSNMRERSISDHKPPGLLHTAMETILMDKVQTLVGPATPEPINTVPHYEEKYKKDKPKTKAKESSGLVHTAMETMLMEKVQSVLPKSPEIITVTADPALDKDKPKKVEPKKGIKPAGLVQTAMTTMLLEKAQAVLPETPELVVIPEPSFGEDKSVSKGKGMKPSGLVHTAMETMLLEKVQSVLPETPETIPIRTEEPLKEKTEISDVKTGDVRPTGIVHTAMETILIDKVQNLLASDVNVGTSANEHTKELELQKSPSTHSMDKISFTSEKSPSIFIGKGKNNDSVSITSGTSSGLVRTAMETMLFEKVQSVLGPETPEPKSVNIETEKAEKEPKDLLDMKSPSLVKTAMETILMDKAQSLILERIDPVGTKNQDADKTTAKDTEEPAAYVDKAIKNIDKLQSLITESETKASEDPCLVETETNQKKEFKKPKLVRQDSVSSAQSLKMSNDVQLTKPMLQHFHPVLSGAQLETIPSLPESFEHTESSDVSVEANYSVDVCGNLHAVCGVDRDKCEPGRGSPRHARHESYGGKEPVQTHQHAQNSSLNASSTPMGIHRRSSDSDLSVTPKGGSLNTSAGNVGSGGGAILRPSMNSNNLDMLEYPFLTMTEFPPGFIVHIGGTVCARSVKLAETEGGARGAWWAELRTELRAHARALRCNAVVAYADSAAICEDVCVLSASGTAVVINLDCDFNAEVDGNNASSGSKNAIDELEAESCSVAHVPYSPGAGPYRAELSTCGGCRRARVPAVLLATCSKPNKLVSYGKAITLTAVAARVRRAPPAAEPGARDISDQLPFLEYELHKLLLAKLRMQGANALFSLQTQIAVGERCVMALASGTAVRLAALPPPTPPRIKASENDKDAVDIQKALWDSFTANKAANGYDIGGVDHNTNGALPEVDGEDAPALDLCADKDACVLELDEAEDVETARSLAQRRAHARVFCGDMTPRADPPHAFAQVWRARAGAGAGAGGGSSAGAERVAARALDAAAYKLRRLRPCALAPTRFHLELPEDEIQLVVYGTAIPLVDPSKPEPATENGETTNHTSGGGDTDDDIFALDEEQLVRNNNQQVEVEEKSSNGQPPRCVSLSTLSGACGAAATRRICALRLLFVRETTAVRELGGLSGFLHTFTCAVCNLVDRQVLAIVRAYTAALGGNALTSFYITQLMLQDNAHKNQGQCLLSVGGDVVHVTY